The genomic segment GATTTAAAGTTAAGAGCTTAATAAGTTGGAAGTTGGAAGAAAGAAAGTGGAAGTGAGAATCTGGGAGAAGGTGCTTTAGAAAAGAACTTTGAAGTGAGAACAGACTAAAGACTTAAGATTTAATAGGAAATTAGTTATTAAATTATAAACAATAACAGGCTAAGCTTGTCGAAACTTTTTTTATTTTGAATACTGAATATATGGGCGATATTTCTAAAGACATACAATCGAATTTTAAAGACGAAAAAATAAAAGCGTTAATTAATATAAAATATACTGCAAATTGGCTGAATAGTAAAGAAAACGACTTTTTTAAACCTTATGGAATTTCGCCTCAACAATTTAATATTTTACGAATTTTAAGAGGAGCAAAAAAAGAAATTAAGGTGCAGCTTATAAAAGATAGAATGATTGAACGTGCACCAAATGCAACACGTTTAATGGATAAATTATGTGATAAAAACCTAATAGAAAGAATTCGTTGCGAACACGATAGAAGGGTAGTGTATGTAAAAATTACAGAGGAAGGTTTAGAATTGCTTTCTAAAATTGATGTGAATAAAAATCTCTCTTTTTTGGAGAATTTAACAGAGAAAGAAGCTTCTCTATTAAGTGATTTATTAGA from the Polaribacter cellanae genome contains:
- a CDS encoding MarR family winged helix-turn-helix transcriptional regulator, with amino-acid sequence MGDISKDIQSNFKDEKIKALINIKYTANWLNSKENDFFKPYGISPQQFNILRILRGAKKEIKVQLIKDRMIERAPNATRLMDKLCDKNLIERIRCEHDRRVVYVKITEEGLELLSKIDVNKNLSFLENLTEKEASLLSDLLDKIR